A part of Agromyces protaetiae genomic DNA contains:
- a CDS encoding efflux RND transporter permease subunit: MFRLARFSLANRALVALVTLVITGFGLFSMTQLKQELIPSIEFPQSQIVTVVPGASPEVIDEQIGLPLSKALEAIPEVESVVATSSSSVSTISVAYAYGTDAKEFQASVQDAIDGLEGVLPSDASPQVLAGSSSALPIMFLTASSADRTPAELTADLRDVVVPKLEGIEGVRAATVSGAQTERVVITPDLQELGALGISPTAISDALKANGMTLPMGSIAEDGSLRPVQGGSAIVSLDDLRALPLASTTQPGTVAELGDVASVDVVAETPTSITRTNGDEALSVMVTATQDADIVAVSHAVNTALDDLRDELSDVDLTVMFDQAPFIEESIQHLAIEGLLGLVFAVVVILIFLRSVRPTLVTAISIPLSVLVTFIGLNLGGHSLNMLTLGALTIAIGRVVDDSIVVIENIKRHLSYGERKQHAILAGVREVAGAITSSTLTTVAVFLPIAVVGGLVGELFAPFALTVTIAMLSSLLVSLTIVPVLSYWFLKQPGGAGDTAADVSADADAKVAAVRAEAEAKERKSWLQRVYTPVLRGTQKHPVITLVASVLLLVVTLGSASFLKVDFLGSTGQNSLTVTQEFPAGTDLDTISSGASEVEDALLAVDGVEDVMLTAGSGGGAMAMLGGGSTSATFIVNTDKGADQVALKQDVRDALDAIDGAGEIALADASAAGGFGGTVDVQVSARGEDELATAASAVYDALADTPKAAAVASNLAPAQPIVQVTVDRAEALRQGLTEMQVLGIAANALSPQSVGKITLDGEELSIFVNTTTPPATVEELRDVLLPTAAGFAPLTSVASVEEVTVPTSITRDGGDLTATISITPDEGELGAVTASVTESLADLDLPEGATAEIGGLAATQAESFGQLGLAMLVAIALVFMLLVATFRSLVQPLILLVSIPFAATGAIGLLLATGTPLGISALIGMLMLIGIVVTNAIVLIDLVNQYREQGQSVADAVFNGARQRLRPILMTALATIFALTPMALGVTGSSGFISQDLAIVVIGGLVSSTLLTLILVPVLYRLIEGRRERRAAKRAARAGEAGVAAAAASPETAPDDTPVPAV; encoded by the coding sequence ATGTTCCGCTTGGCGAGATTCAGTCTCGCGAACCGCGCGCTCGTCGCCCTCGTGACCCTCGTGATCACGGGCTTCGGGCTCTTCTCGATGACCCAGCTGAAGCAAGAGCTCATCCCGTCGATCGAGTTCCCGCAGTCCCAGATCGTCACCGTCGTGCCGGGCGCGAGCCCCGAAGTGATCGACGAGCAGATCGGCCTGCCGCTCTCGAAGGCGCTCGAGGCGATCCCCGAGGTCGAGTCGGTCGTCGCGACATCGTCGTCGAGCGTCTCGACCATCTCGGTCGCCTACGCGTACGGCACCGACGCGAAGGAGTTCCAGGCGTCGGTGCAGGACGCCATCGACGGTCTCGAGGGCGTCCTGCCGTCGGATGCCTCGCCGCAGGTCCTCGCGGGATCGAGCTCGGCGCTGCCGATCATGTTCCTCACGGCGTCCTCGGCAGACCGCACTCCGGCCGAACTCACGGCCGACCTCCGCGATGTCGTCGTGCCGAAGCTCGAGGGCATCGAGGGCGTCCGCGCCGCGACCGTCTCGGGCGCGCAGACCGAGCGCGTCGTCATCACGCCCGACCTCCAAGAGCTCGGCGCCCTCGGCATCTCCCCCACGGCGATCTCCGACGCCCTGAAGGCCAACGGCATGACCCTGCCGATGGGGTCCATCGCCGAAGACGGGAGCCTCCGGCCCGTGCAGGGCGGCAGCGCCATCGTCTCCCTCGACGACCTGCGTGCACTGCCCCTCGCGTCGACGACGCAACCCGGCACCGTCGCAGAGCTCGGCGACGTGGCATCCGTCGACGTCGTCGCAGAGACGCCCACCTCGATCACGCGCACGAACGGCGACGAAGCGCTCTCGGTCATGGTGACCGCGACGCAGGACGCCGACATCGTCGCCGTCTCGCACGCAGTGAACACGGCGCTCGACGACCTCCGCGACGAGCTCTCCGACGTCGACCTCACGGTCATGTTCGACCAGGCGCCGTTCATCGAGGAGTCGATCCAGCACCTCGCGATCGAGGGCCTGCTCGGCCTCGTCTTCGCGGTCGTCGTGATCCTCATCTTCCTGCGCTCGGTGCGGCCGACCCTCGTGACGGCCATCTCGATCCCGCTCTCGGTGCTCGTGACCTTCATCGGGCTGAACCTCGGCGGCCACTCGCTCAACATGCTGACGCTCGGCGCGCTCACGATCGCGATCGGCCGCGTCGTCGACGACTCGATCGTCGTCATCGAGAACATCAAGCGGCACCTCTCGTACGGCGAGCGGAAGCAGCACGCGATCCTCGCGGGCGTGCGCGAAGTGGCCGGCGCCATCACGTCGTCGACCCTCACGACCGTCGCCGTGTTCCTCCCGATCGCCGTCGTCGGCGGACTCGTCGGCGAGCTCTTCGCGCCGTTCGCGCTGACCGTCACGATCGCGATGCTCTCCTCGCTCCTCGTGTCGCTCACGATCGTGCCCGTGCTGTCGTACTGGTTCCTGAAGCAGCCCGGCGGTGCCGGTGACACAGCGGCGGATGTCTCGGCCGACGCCGACGCCAAGGTCGCCGCCGTCCGTGCCGAGGCAGAAGCGAAGGAGCGCAAGTCCTGGCTCCAGCGCGTGTACACGCCCGTGCTGCGCGGCACGCAGAAGCATCCGGTCATCACGCTCGTCGCGTCGGTGCTCCTGCTCGTCGTGACCCTCGGATCGGCGTCGTTCCTCAAGGTCGACTTCCTCGGCTCGACGGGGCAGAACTCGCTCACCGTGACGCAGGAGTTCCCGGCCGGCACCGACCTCGACACGATCTCGTCCGGGGCATCCGAGGTCGAGGACGCGCTCCTCGCGGTCGACGGCGTCGAGGACGTCATGCTGACCGCGGGAAGCGGCGGCGGCGCGATGGCGATGCTCGGCGGCGGGTCGACGTCGGCGACGTTCATCGTCAACACCGACAAGGGCGCCGACCAGGTCGCCCTCAAGCAGGACGTGCGCGACGCGCTCGACGCGATCGACGGCGCGGGCGAGATCGCGCTGGCGGATGCCTCCGCCGCGGGCGGCTTCGGCGGCACGGTCGACGTCCAGGTCAGCGCGCGCGGCGAAGACGAGCTCGCGACCGCCGCGAGCGCGGTATACGACGCCCTCGCCGACACCCCGAAGGCCGCCGCGGTCGCCTCGAACCTCGCGCCTGCGCAGCCCATCGTGCAGGTGACGGTCGACCGTGCCGAGGCGCTCCGCCAGGGGCTCACCGAGATGCAGGTGCTCGGCATCGCCGCGAACGCGCTCTCGCCGCAGTCGGTCGGCAAGATCACGCTCGACGGGGAAGAGCTCTCGATCTTCGTGAACACGACGACCCCGCCTGCGACCGTCGAGGAGCTCCGCGACGTGCTGCTCCCGACCGCGGCGGGCTTCGCCCCGCTCACGTCGGTCGCATCCGTCGAGGAGGTCACCGTGCCGACCTCGATCACGCGCGACGGCGGCGACCTCACCGCGACGATCTCGATCACGCCCGACGAGGGCGAGCTCGGCGCCGTGACCGCCTCGGTCACCGAGTCGCTCGCAGACCTCGACCTGCCCGAGGGTGCGACCGCCGAGATCGGCGGGCTCGCTGCGACGCAGGCGGAGTCCTTCGGCCAGCTCGGACTCGCGATGCTCGTCGCGATCGCGCTCGTGTTCATGCTCCTCGTGGCGACGTTCCGGTCGCTCGTGCAGCCGCTCATCCTGCTCGTGTCGATCCCGTTCGCGGCGACCGGCGCGATCGGGCTGCTGCTCGCGACGGGCACGCCGCTCGGCATCTCGGCGCTCATCGGCATGCTCATGCTGATCGGCATCGTCGTGACGAACGCGATCGTGCTCATCGACCTCGTGAACCAGTACCGCGAACAGGGCCAATCGGTCGCCGACGCCGTCTTCAACGGCGCGCGTCAGCGGCTCCGGCCCATCCTCATGACGGCGCTCGCGACGATCTTCGCGCTCACGCCCATGGCGCTCGGCGTCACGGGATCGAGCGGGTTCATCTCGCAGGACCTCGCGATCGTCGTCATCGGCGGCCTCGTGTCGTCGACGCTCCTCACGCTCATCCTCGTGCCGGTGCTCTACCGGCTCATCGAGGGTCGGCGCGAGCGCAGGGCCGCCAAGCGCGCGGCGCGCGCGGGCGAGGCGGGCGTCGCGGCGGCGGCGGCTTCGCCTGAGACGGCACCGGACGACACTCCGGTTCCGGCCGTGTAG
- a CDS encoding DUF2165 domain-containing protein: MADEPRPRGVLALGTLPVAAAVLVGLNGFYLLLVAFGNITDFGTNQQFVQHVLSMDTTNFGQPEGTHLDPRIMWRAITDPGIQNAAYVVLIVWETLTTIVLVTAFVFWIVERGKGYRRARALSTIGLLMLILLFMGGFIDVGGEWFDMWMSTAWNGLAPAFQNSVLALFALVLVHIPNPAWAARES, encoded by the coding sequence ATGGCAGACGAACCCCGACCTCGCGGCGTGCTCGCACTCGGCACCCTCCCCGTCGCGGCCGCCGTGCTCGTCGGCCTCAACGGGTTCTACCTGCTCCTCGTCGCGTTCGGGAACATCACCGATTTCGGCACGAACCAGCAGTTCGTGCAGCACGTGCTCTCGATGGACACGACGAACTTCGGGCAGCCCGAGGGCACCCACCTCGACCCGCGCATCATGTGGCGCGCGATCACCGACCCCGGCATCCAGAACGCCGCCTACGTCGTGCTCATCGTCTGGGAGACGCTCACGACGATCGTGCTCGTGACGGCGTTCGTGTTCTGGATCGTCGAACGCGGGAAGGGCTACCGGCGGGCGCGGGCGCTGTCGACGATCGGGCTCCTCATGCTCATCCTGCTGTTCATGGGCGGGTTCATCGACGTCGGCGGCGAGTGGTTCGACATGTGGATGTCGACCGCGTGGAACGGGCTCGCGCCGGCGTTCCAGAACAGCGTGCTCGCGCTCTTCGCGCTCGTGCTCGTGCACATCCCGAACCCGGCGTGGGCCGCGCGCGAGAGCTGA
- a CDS encoding caspase family protein: MGKRVFALLVGIDEYPDPVPRLAGCKNDVDAIESLLSARVASAGDTFHPLRLVDEQATRDEVIDAFRSHLGQAGEGDVALFYYSGHGSQESAPQEFWSIEPDHLDETLVLFDSRSPGKWDLADKELAVLLSETEASSPHVLVVLDCCHSGSGTRGPLEDGTAIRRAPLDRRARPIEAFLPGAARVAEGGAAVSKPAVLGDSGWAIRSPRHVLLSGCRSNETSKEVTHEGKARGAMSVALHQALSTSGGGSSYRDIHRRVSAGVRASVREQNPQLETSAAEDLDRTFLDGAIAPLPGHFVVTRAGAKLVIDGGQVHGIVAPVGGEFTVVGVLAVSGERVATARVTEVRVGDSTIELDAGTALEDVDGLHAIVIASPVSPIRVAIDGDVARVAALRDALRARDTDGPLLVAETTDFSAAELRVDALPDRYRVRRSVGERDLCPSALGPEETIGMLEHLARWSRVAALRNGATRLPDDVVAVTVSGESKPLPDGSGRLQTEVDGRYRFEYVAGDDGRPRPAEYTVTVANTAERSLFIGLLDLTDTFGVYCDDPIGYFELQGGEEKAIELKATVPQRLFERGRTEVTDLLKLVVSTSEFDPRTVVQDDLDPTALPEREVATRGGGESPKSTLDRLMRRVGTRRAEPAGGSEIADWFTIDVEVTAVRPRDGVEVDPVRTVEIADGVRVRPHPGLQATLRLTHASDATRDLGAAPVPAALQIDGIEPFGLVATRGGEAELDSVVVEFGGGASGLDAVTPASPLVLELDRSLGDDERVLPFAWDGEFYIPLGFGRATAAGSEIVIQRLPEPVSTTRSLFGSIRILFRRLIRETLGIGDDYPLLQVATVADDGEVEYERDPDEVRRRVAAARSVLLYVHGIIGDTKEMARSSRFAAGETPVGAGFDVILTFDYESIGTGIADTGKALAKRLVAAGLGTGHGKRLDIVAHSMGGLVSRYAIEVERSVDVSTLVTFGTPNAGSPWPTVQDWATTGLGLAANAFAFTAWPVAVVGWLVGALERVDAGLDDLAPDSDFYRELKKHGQDPGVQYHVIVGDRSLVETADPGTVKRLVAKLMRVATDLPFFGQPNDIAVSVVSAKSFPAWAIRPPVSDILPSDHLSYFRTPATLRKLAQAIGDVPPDA, encoded by the coding sequence ATGGGCAAACGGGTGTTCGCGCTGTTGGTGGGAATCGACGAGTACCCGGATCCGGTGCCGCGCCTTGCGGGGTGCAAGAACGACGTCGACGCGATCGAATCGCTGCTCAGCGCTCGGGTCGCGTCTGCAGGCGACACCTTCCACCCATTGCGTCTCGTCGATGAGCAGGCGACCCGGGACGAGGTGATCGACGCGTTCCGCAGCCATCTCGGGCAGGCGGGCGAAGGGGATGTCGCGCTCTTCTACTACAGCGGCCATGGATCGCAGGAGTCGGCTCCCCAGGAATTCTGGTCGATCGAGCCCGACCACCTCGACGAGACGCTCGTGCTGTTCGACAGTCGGTCGCCCGGCAAGTGGGATCTCGCCGACAAGGAACTCGCGGTGCTGCTGAGCGAGACGGAGGCGAGCTCGCCGCACGTGCTCGTCGTGCTCGATTGCTGCCATTCGGGCAGCGGCACACGCGGGCCCCTCGAGGACGGTACGGCGATTCGTCGGGCGCCCCTGGATCGCAGGGCGCGGCCCATCGAGGCGTTCCTGCCCGGCGCGGCGCGGGTCGCCGAAGGCGGAGCAGCGGTCTCGAAGCCGGCGGTACTGGGCGACAGCGGGTGGGCGATCCGCTCGCCGCGCCACGTCCTGCTCTCGGGGTGCCGGTCGAACGAGACGTCGAAGGAGGTCACCCACGAAGGGAAGGCGCGCGGCGCGATGTCAGTCGCGCTTCACCAGGCGCTCAGCACCTCCGGCGGAGGGTCGAGCTATCGAGACATCCACCGACGCGTGAGCGCCGGCGTGCGCGCCTCGGTACGCGAGCAGAACCCCCAGCTCGAGACGTCGGCGGCCGAAGACCTTGACCGTACTTTCCTCGACGGTGCGATCGCGCCCCTGCCCGGTCACTTCGTGGTGACGCGGGCCGGTGCGAAACTCGTCATCGACGGAGGGCAGGTGCACGGCATCGTCGCTCCCGTCGGGGGCGAGTTCACCGTCGTCGGCGTGCTCGCAGTGAGTGGAGAACGCGTCGCGACGGCACGGGTGACGGAGGTCCGGGTCGGGGACTCAACGATCGAACTCGATGCGGGGACAGCGCTCGAGGACGTGGACGGTCTGCATGCGATCGTGATCGCGAGTCCGGTGTCGCCGATCCGCGTCGCGATCGACGGGGATGTCGCGCGGGTCGCCGCGCTTCGGGACGCGCTCCGTGCCCGAGACACGGACGGTCCGCTGCTCGTCGCTGAGACGACGGATTTCTCGGCGGCCGAGCTTCGAGTCGACGCGCTCCCAGACCGGTACCGCGTGCGGCGGTCCGTAGGCGAGCGGGACCTGTGCCCATCGGCCCTGGGGCCGGAGGAGACGATCGGGATGCTCGAGCACCTCGCCCGGTGGTCGCGGGTCGCGGCGTTGCGGAACGGGGCCACGCGACTACCGGATGACGTCGTCGCCGTGACCGTGTCAGGCGAGTCGAAGCCGCTCCCAGACGGCTCCGGCCGGCTGCAGACCGAGGTCGACGGGCGGTACCGCTTCGAGTACGTCGCGGGTGACGACGGCCGTCCCCGCCCGGCCGAGTACACGGTGACCGTGGCCAATACCGCCGAGCGGTCGCTGTTCATCGGGCTGCTCGACCTGACGGACACCTTCGGCGTCTATTGCGATGACCCGATCGGCTACTTCGAACTCCAGGGCGGTGAGGAGAAGGCGATCGAGCTCAAGGCGACTGTGCCGCAGCGGCTCTTCGAACGAGGCAGGACCGAGGTGACCGACCTCCTCAAGCTCGTCGTCAGCACTTCGGAGTTCGATCCGCGCACGGTCGTGCAGGACGACCTCGACCCGACCGCACTCCCCGAGCGCGAAGTCGCGACGCGCGGCGGCGGCGAGTCCCCGAAGTCCACGCTCGACCGCCTCATGCGGAGGGTCGGCACGCGACGCGCAGAGCCTGCGGGCGGGTCCGAGATCGCGGATTGGTTCACGATCGACGTCGAGGTGACCGCGGTGCGTCCCCGAGACGGCGTTGAAGTCGACCCCGTGCGCACCGTTGAGATCGCGGACGGCGTCCGCGTGCGACCGCACCCCGGATTGCAGGCGACGTTGCGGCTCACCCACGCGTCGGACGCCACGCGTGACCTGGGGGCGGCCCCCGTGCCGGCGGCGCTGCAGATCGACGGAATCGAACCCTTCGGCCTGGTCGCGACGCGCGGCGGCGAAGCCGAGCTCGATTCCGTCGTCGTCGAGTTCGGCGGAGGGGCATCCGGGCTCGACGCGGTCACGCCTGCATCACCCCTCGTGCTCGAACTCGACCGCAGCCTCGGCGACGACGAGCGGGTGCTTCCGTTCGCGTGGGACGGCGAGTTCTACATCCCGCTGGGGTTCGGGCGGGCGACCGCAGCTGGATCCGAGATCGTTATCCAGCGGCTCCCCGAGCCGGTCTCGACCACTCGCAGCCTCTTCGGATCCATCCGGATCCTGTTCCGCCGACTCATCCGGGAGACTCTGGGCATCGGCGACGACTACCCCCTGCTCCAGGTCGCGACGGTCGCCGATGACGGCGAGGTCGAGTATGAGCGGGATCCCGATGAGGTCCGACGGCGCGTGGCCGCCGCCCGGTCGGTGCTGCTCTACGTGCACGGCATCATCGGGGACACCAAGGAGATGGCGAGGAGTTCGCGGTTCGCCGCGGGAGAGACTCCGGTCGGCGCGGGGTTCGACGTCATCCTGACGTTCGACTACGAGAGCATCGGAACCGGGATCGCCGACACCGGCAAGGCGCTCGCGAAGCGACTCGTGGCGGCAGGACTCGGCACGGGACACGGGAAGCGGCTCGACATCGTTGCGCACTCGATGGGCGGTCTCGTCTCGCGGTACGCAATCGAAGTCGAGCGAAGCGTCGACGTGTCGACCCTCGTCACGTTCGGCACCCCGAACGCCGGCTCGCCGTGGCCGACGGTTCAAGACTGGGCGACGACGGGGCTCGGCCTGGCGGCGAATGCGTTCGCCTTCACGGCGTGGCCGGTGGCGGTTGTCGGATGGCTCGTGGGCGCTCTGGAGCGGGTCGACGCCGGACTCGACGACCTCGCGCCGGATTCCGATTTCTATCGGGAGCTGAAGAAGCACGGCCAGGACCCCGGAGTGCAGTACCACGTCATCGTCGGAGACCGCTCGCTGGTCGAAACGGCCGACCCGGGTACGGTGAAGCGGCTGGTCGCGAAGCTCATGAGGGTCGCGACCGACCTTCCGTTCTTCGGCCAGCCGAACGACATCGCGGTGTCGGTCGTGAGCGCGAAGAGCTTCCCGGCGTGGGCGATCCGCCCGCCTGTCTCCGACATCCTCCCGAGCGATCACCTGAGCTACTTCCGGACACCTGCGACGCTGCGCAAACTCGCGCAGGCGATCGGCGACGTACCGCCCGATGCGTGA
- a CDS encoding CHAT domain-containing protein, whose product MSASVGTRTPSAVRRRVSVERIARATDRLNKDHLLVANLRAVIEDLGRTRLVSVGAEQGLVDSLTAILARADLLVEQIASPSADRAQLVDALELELAAPRWEAARQSLVDLEAKRAAANDYITQLDQERATRRLPLNRFRAAVARATEFGLQIDEAEIRIATEGVRMMLASDADVLSGRWDTVAVALGRLTTLLQGVGLDNPKSFEDRTKAIEGRADEAAMIDERQDRRVELILISEAQVEKDVSYAVLVRRPRYARVQETNLHQHVKIYASDQALFRQTIDDIAAGAVRNIRSAADPPTRRAEPVLGPAAAVDGPEDIAGIPLEDIAKLPPDRRLELVGRRMYALLIPDAMQRLIAETDGFPLTITSNNPELPWELLHDGEEYLCLDRMFSRLPAGQTFPRRSRDTQRESTTSLRVLLIDSAPDDELPQAREEIAEIEQLFAVLRASIAQITVVRGEEITAERLTNEFGMPGGYDIIHYAGHAGYDRNNLDPSYLLLPGGDKFYAERVRRLLEGNPIVFLNACESSRAPSQGDVGTSGTVALAQGLASAFVYGGARACVGSLWPVFDDTARMFASEFYRSLIGEGRRVGEALRSARLKSKEAQSDRITWASYALYGDPAFKLKGGIGPSITTTT is encoded by the coding sequence ATGAGTGCGTCGGTCGGGACCCGGACGCCGTCCGCCGTGCGGAGGCGGGTCTCGGTCGAGCGTATCGCCCGGGCCACGGATCGCCTGAACAAGGATCACCTGCTCGTCGCGAACCTCCGCGCAGTCATCGAGGACTTGGGGCGGACCCGCCTGGTCTCGGTCGGGGCCGAACAGGGTCTCGTCGACAGCCTGACGGCGATCCTCGCTCGCGCTGACCTGCTCGTCGAGCAGATCGCGAGCCCGTCTGCGGATCGCGCTCAGCTCGTCGACGCGTTGGAGCTCGAGCTGGCGGCGCCGCGGTGGGAAGCGGCCAGGCAGTCCCTCGTCGACCTCGAGGCGAAACGTGCAGCCGCGAACGACTACATCACCCAGCTCGACCAGGAGCGAGCGACCCGTCGACTCCCGCTCAACCGGTTCCGGGCCGCGGTCGCGCGCGCCACGGAGTTCGGGCTTCAGATCGACGAGGCGGAGATCCGCATCGCGACCGAAGGCGTCAGGATGATGCTCGCGAGCGACGCTGACGTGCTCTCCGGACGATGGGACACCGTCGCCGTCGCGCTCGGCCGCCTCACGACTCTGCTCCAAGGGGTCGGGCTCGACAACCCCAAGTCGTTCGAGGACCGGACGAAGGCGATCGAGGGGCGGGCTGACGAGGCCGCCATGATCGACGAGCGGCAGGACCGACGGGTCGAGTTGATCCTCATTTCGGAAGCGCAGGTCGAGAAGGATGTCTCGTACGCGGTTCTCGTGCGTCGCCCGCGCTACGCGCGCGTCCAGGAGACGAACCTCCACCAGCACGTGAAGATCTACGCGAGCGATCAGGCGCTGTTCCGTCAGACGATCGACGACATCGCCGCCGGTGCCGTGCGGAACATCAGGTCCGCGGCCGACCCGCCGACGCGTCGGGCGGAGCCCGTGCTCGGACCCGCCGCGGCAGTGGACGGACCGGAAGACATCGCCGGCATCCCGTTGGAGGACATCGCGAAGCTGCCGCCCGACCGACGCCTCGAACTGGTCGGCAGGCGCATGTACGCGCTGCTCATCCCCGATGCGATGCAGCGGCTCATCGCGGAGACCGACGGGTTCCCGCTCACCATCACGTCGAACAACCCCGAGCTCCCCTGGGAACTCCTCCACGACGGGGAGGAGTACCTCTGCCTCGATCGGATGTTCTCGAGGCTTCCGGCGGGCCAGACCTTCCCCCGCCGGAGCAGAGACACCCAGCGCGAGTCGACGACATCGCTGCGAGTCCTGCTCATCGACTCCGCTCCCGACGATGAGCTGCCGCAGGCGCGGGAGGAGATCGCCGAGATCGAACAACTGTTCGCCGTCTTGCGCGCATCGATCGCCCAGATCACGGTCGTCCGTGGCGAGGAGATCACGGCGGAGCGGCTCACCAACGAGTTCGGCATGCCGGGCGGCTACGACATCATCCACTACGCCGGCCACGCCGGGTACGACCGCAACAACCTCGATCCGAGCTATCTGCTGTTGCCGGGCGGCGACAAGTTCTACGCCGAACGGGTGCGACGCCTCCTCGAGGGCAACCCGATCGTGTTCCTCAACGCGTGCGAGTCGAGTCGGGCGCCCTCGCAAGGCGACGTGGGGACGAGCGGCACCGTCGCATTGGCCCAGGGGCTTGCGTCGGCCTTCGTGTACGGCGGCGCCCGGGCATGCGTCGGGTCGCTCTGGCCGGTGTTCGACGACACCGCGCGGATGTTCGCGAGCGAGTTCTACCGGAGCCTGATCGGAGAGGGGCGGAGGGTCGGCGAGGCGTTGCGAAGCGCCCGGCTGAAGTCGAAAGAGGCCCAATCCGATCGCATCACCTGGGCGTCGTACGCCCTCTACGGCGACCCCGCGTTCAAGTTGAAGGGCGGCATCGGTCCGTCGATCACGACCACGACCTGA
- a CDS encoding CHAT domain-containing protein — MIISADDVSEYLAPQTEGVRLVVEIDRMSDSKREARATVDGVTLAAAVEIDTRLGSIEDAPQTANAYTSGDTGSERLGSTLFGALFAGPLSSAWAQAVSLARGGRGLRLVISSPDPNIQALPWELMRDSPSSPRPFALADGWAIERETPRKYGDATIAPAGVAPADLRALALTTDVGVDQQQDPLILRERFSPTHIDVVADIDKRQLLGRLSRPDASIVHILASGLTVRRGTQHLVVRGNTAPEEITAAELRDAIEESPVRARLLVLAGCDTDLVAAGIATVMPNVIGMRGKITDSGCADFLRGLYQALAAGATIDQAVASGRAQQVGFSRSLADEWALPVAFIGDPSPLVVPSPSASAPATDAVERGVLALTEPESSADQIILDMKVSNLQALKEQWSSVEDEALPSFIRDQIAVLDDEVDRLGNGTRR; from the coding sequence ATGATCATCTCTGCCGACGACGTCTCCGAGTACCTCGCACCCCAAACCGAGGGGGTCCGACTCGTCGTCGAGATCGATCGGATGTCCGATTCGAAACGCGAAGCACGCGCCACCGTCGACGGGGTGACACTGGCGGCCGCCGTCGAGATCGACACCCGCCTAGGAAGCATCGAGGACGCGCCGCAGACCGCGAACGCGTACACGAGCGGCGATACCGGTTCGGAGCGGCTCGGCTCGACGCTTTTCGGCGCGCTCTTCGCCGGGCCGTTGAGCAGTGCGTGGGCGCAAGCGGTGAGTCTCGCGCGAGGAGGACGCGGGTTGCGCCTCGTCATCAGCAGCCCCGACCCCAACATCCAGGCGCTGCCGTGGGAACTCATGCGGGACTCTCCGTCGTCTCCGCGGCCGTTCGCGCTCGCGGACGGGTGGGCGATAGAGCGCGAGACGCCCCGCAAGTACGGCGACGCGACGATCGCGCCCGCCGGAGTCGCGCCCGCAGACCTGCGAGCGCTCGCTCTGACCACCGACGTCGGAGTCGATCAGCAACAGGATCCGCTCATCCTGCGGGAGCGGTTCTCGCCCACGCACATCGACGTCGTCGCCGACATCGACAAGCGGCAACTCCTCGGCCGGCTCAGCCGGCCGGATGCGTCGATCGTCCACATCCTCGCGAGCGGCCTCACGGTGCGTCGTGGGACGCAGCATCTCGTGGTCCGCGGCAACACGGCACCCGAGGAGATCACCGCCGCCGAGCTTCGCGACGCCATCGAGGAGTCGCCGGTCCGCGCGCGCCTCCTCGTGCTCGCGGGATGCGACACCGATCTCGTCGCGGCGGGGATCGCAACGGTCATGCCGAACGTCATCGGCATGCGGGGCAAGATCACCGACAGCGGGTGCGCGGACTTCCTCCGCGGCCTCTACCAGGCGCTGGCCGCGGGAGCGACCATCGACCAAGCGGTCGCGTCGGGGCGCGCCCAGCAGGTGGGCTTCTCGCGCTCGCTCGCCGACGAGTGGGCGTTGCCCGTCGCCTTCATCGGCGACCCCTCGCCGCTCGTGGTGCCGTCGCCGAGCGCATCCGCACCGGCGACCGACGCGGTCGAGCGCGGAGTGCTCGCGCTCACCGAGCCCGAGAGCAGCGCCGATCAGATCATCCTCGACATGAAGGTCTCGAACCTTCAAGCGCTCAAAGAACAGTGGAGTTCAGTCGAAGATGAGGCGCTCCCGAGCTTCATCCGTGACCAGATCGCGGTCCTCGACGACGAGGTCGACCGCCTCGGAAACGGAACGAGACGATGA
- the lepB gene encoding signal peptidase I — MGAMGASGRRGALRFLRDILIIALVAVAVSFLVKTFFLRSFFIPSQSMSHTLEVDDRILVNVLVPETVALERGDVVVFRDPGGWLPPPPRVEKAPAEAVIDVFLGLIGVIPTDSGEHLVKRVIGLPGDHVVCCDASGRLSVNGMPVDEPYVVHEPDDPRASGTDFDVTVPDDALWVMGDNRYHSLDSRYQDDTPSKGYVPVEDVVGRAFVVSWPTSHWAWLDNYPESFEDVPADER, encoded by the coding sequence ATGGGGGCGATGGGGGCTTCGGGGCGACGCGGCGCGCTGCGATTCCTCCGAGACATCCTGATCATCGCGCTCGTCGCGGTCGCGGTGTCGTTCCTCGTCAAGACCTTCTTCTTGCGCTCGTTCTTCATCCCGTCGCAGTCGATGTCGCACACGCTCGAGGTCGACGACCGCATCCTCGTGAACGTGCTCGTGCCCGAGACGGTCGCGCTCGAGCGCGGCGACGTGGTCGTCTTCAGAGATCCGGGCGGATGGCTCCCGCCGCCGCCGCGCGTCGAGAAGGCGCCTGCGGAGGCCGTCATCGACGTGTTCCTCGGGCTCATCGGCGTCATTCCGACCGACTCGGGGGAGCATCTCGTCAAGCGGGTGATCGGGCTTCCGGGCGACCATGTCGTGTGCTGCGACGCATCCGGCCGATTGAGCGTCAACGGCATGCCCGTCGACGAGCCGTACGTCGTGCACGAACCCGACGATCCGCGGGCATCGGGCACCGACTTCGACGTCACCGTGCCCGACGACGCGCTGTGGGTCATGGGCGACAATCGGTACCACTCGCTCGACTCGCGCTACCAGGACGACACACCCTCGAAGGGATACGTGCCGGTCGAGGACGTCGTCGGGCGGGCGTTCGTCGTCAGCTGGCCGACGTCGCACTGGGCGTGGCTCGACAACTATCCCGAGTCGTTCGAGGACGTGCCCGCCGACGAACGCTGA